The Pan troglodytes isolate AG18354 chromosome 7, NHGRI_mPanTro3-v2.0_pri, whole genome shotgun sequence genome has a window encoding:
- the TOP1MT gene encoding DNA topoisomerase I, mitochondrial isoform X1, which produces MRVVRLLRLRAALTLLGEVPRRPASRGVPGSRRTQKGSGARWEKEKHEDGVKWRQLEHKGPYFAPPYEPLPDGVRFFYEGKPVRLSVAAEEVATFYGRMLGHEYTTKEVFRKNFFNDWRKEMAVEEREVIKSLDKCDFTEIHRYFVDKAAARKVLSREEKQKLKEEAEKLQREFGYCILDGHQEKIGNFKIEPPGLFRGRGDHPKMGMLKRRIMPEDVVINCSRDSKIPEPPAGHQWKEVRSDNTVTWLAAWTESVQNSIKYIMLNPCSKLKGETAWQKFETARRLRGFVDEIRSQYRADWKSREMKTRQRAVALYFIDKLALRAGNEKEDGEAADTVGCCSLRVEHVQLHPEADGCQHVVEFDFLGKDCIRYYNRVPVEKPVYKNLQLFMESKGPRDNLFDRLTTTSLNKHLQELMDGLTAKVFRTYNASITLQEQLRALTRAEDSIAAKILSYNRANRVVAILCNHQRATPSTFEKSMQNLQTKIQAKKEQVAEARAELRRARAEHKAQGDGKSRSVLEKKRRLLEKLQEQLAQLSVQATDKEENKQVALGTSKLNYLDPRISIAWCVCLGSQFPPVAYGGPGFSRRPLFSPSTAPVLCPLGSAQALPVTGTHDAESCVISSPCPERSDGQGEVGVLTVAWDSEASGGPVELSLPTGSGRWLSALLGGHLGHSRLSLTPR; this is translated from the exons ATGCGCGTGGTGCGGCTGCTGCGGCTCCGGGCGGCTCTGACGCTGCTCGGGGAGGTCCCCCGCCGCCCGGCCTCCCGGGGTGTCCCGGGCTCGCGCAGGACGCAGAAGGGCAGTGGAGCCAG GTGGGAGAAGGAGAAGCACGAAGACGGGGTGAAGTGGAGACAGCTGGAGCACAAGGGCCCGTACTTCGCACCCCCATACGAGCCCCTTCCTGATGGAGTGCGTTTCTTCTATGAAG GAAAGCCCGTGAGATTGAGCGTGGCAGCAGAGGAGGTCGCCACTTTTTATGGGAGGATGTTAGGTCATGAATACACAACAAAGGAGGTTTTCCGGAAGAACTTCTTCAATGACTGGCGAAAG GAAATGGCAGTGGAAGAGAGGGAAGTCATCAAGAGCCTGGACAAGTGTGACTTCACGGAGATCCACAGATACTTTGTGGACAAGGCCGCAGCCCGGAAAGTCCTGAGCAGGGAGGAGAAGCAG AAGCTAAAAGAAGAGGCAGAAAAACTTCAGCGAGAGTTCGGCTACTGTATTTTAGATGGTCACCAAGAAAAAATAGGCAATTTCAAGATTGAGCCGCCTGGCTTGTTCCGTGGCCGTGGCGACCATCCCAAGATGGGGATGCTGAAGAGAAGGATCATGCCAGAGGATGTGGTTATCAACTGCAGCAG GGACTCGAAGATCCCCGAGCCGCCGGCGGGGCACCAGTGGAAGGAGGTGCGCTCCGATAACACCGTCACGTGGCTGGCAGCTTGGACCGAGAGCGTTCAGAACTCCATCAAGTACATCATGCTGAACCCTTGCTCGAAGCTGAAG GGGGAGACAGCTTGGCAGAAGTTTGAAACAGCTCGACGCCTGCGGGGATTCGTGGACGAGATCCGCTCCCAGTACCGGGCTGACTGGAAGTCTCGGGAAATGAAGACGAGACAGCGGGCGGTGGCCCTGTATTTCATCGATAAG CTGGCGCTGAGAGCAGGAAATGAGAAGGAGGACGGTGAGGCGGCCGACACCGTGGGCTGCTGTTCCCTCCGCGTGGAGCACGTCCAGCTGCACCCGGAGGCCGATGGCTGCCAACACGTGGTGGAATTTGACTTTCTGGGGAAGGACTGCATCCGCTACTACAACAGAGTGCCGGTGGAGAAGCCG gTGTACAAGAACTTACAGCTCTTTATGGAGAGCAAGGGCCCCCGGGACAACCTCTTCGACAGGCTGACC ACGACCAGCCTGAACAAGCACCTCCAGGAGCTGATGGACGGGCTGACGGCCAAGGTGTTCCGGACCTACAACGCCTCCATCACTCTGCAGGAGCAGCTGCGGGCCCTGACGCGCG CTGAGGACAGCATAGCAGCTAAGATCTTATCCTACAACCGAGCCAACCGAGTCGTGGCCATTCTCTGCAACCATCAGCGAGCGACCCCCAGTACATTTGAGAAGTCGATGCAGAATCTCCAGACGAAG ATCCAGGCAAAGAAGGAGCAGGTGGCTGAGGCCAGGGCAGAGCTGAGGAGGGCAAGGGCTGAGCACAAAGCCCAAGGGGATGGCAAGTCCAGGAG TGTCCTGGAGAAGAAGAGGCGGCTCCTGGAGAAGCTGCAGGAGCAGCTGGCGCAGCTGAGTGTGCAGGCCACGGACAAGGAGGAGAACAAGCAGGTGGCCCTGGGCACGTCCAAGCTCAACTACCTGGACCCCAGGATCAGCATTGCCTGGTGCGTGTGCCTGGGGTCTCAGTTCCCACCTGTGGCCTATGGGGGGCCTGGGTTTTCCAGGAGGCCTCTGTTCAGTCCCAGCACTGCCCCTGTCCTGTGTCCCCTGGGGTCAGCACAGGCCCTCCCTGTGACAGGGACCCATGATGCTGAGTCCTGTGTCATCAGCTCTCCCTGCCCTGAACGTTCGGATGGACAGGGTGAAGTGGGGGTGCTGACAGTGGCCTGGGACTCGGAGGCATCAGGAGGGCCTGTGGAGCTCAGCCTGCCCACAGGGAGTGGGAGGTGGCTGAGCGCCCTGCTCGGTGGACACCTGGGCCACAGCAGGTTGTCTTTGACACCTCGCTGA